One segment of Plasmodium vivax chromosome 14, whole genome shotgun sequence DNA contains the following:
- a CDS encoding tryptophan-rich antigen (Pv-fam-a) (encoded by transcript PVX_101515A) → MELNEDPTFMSPIRALLKNATNINKESILSQIDARSFVPYIYVIIFTLGAVLLFVKRFPQKKNDNIPQLPQKKESHKEIALEQGLIEKSEELKKYAWNNWFMKLQSDWKYFNSALENEKQTWFDEKEKEWQEWLKSMENRWTHYNENMDAKFKSYILKNSQGWDDNQWETWIKNDGKKFMETNYHKWIDENYSNYNAWVVKRWEQWKNEKILTWLLKDWRRNEFEYWYKFKNMTLPEPLYERAKNNWNKWNKRLSKEKEQWKKWVAAKYELYENSECKQWKKWKDDREVLFNNWIESFINTWVAEKKWNVWIEEKKNAATS, encoded by the exons ATGGAACTAAATGAGGATCCAACTTTTATGAGCCCCATACGAGCATTGCTTAAAAATGCAACTAACATAAATAAGGAAAGCATACTGTCACAAATTGACGCGCGTTCCTTTGTTCCTTACATATATGTCATCATATTTACCCTGGGAGCTGTTCTTCTCTTCGTAAAGCGTTTCCCCCAg aaaaaaaatgataatataccACAGCtcccgcaaaaaaaagaatcacaCAAAGAAATCGCCCTAGAACAGGGACTAATTGAAAAGTCAGAAGAATTGAAAAAGTACGCATGGAATAACTGGTTTATGAAACTGCAATCAGACTGGAAATATTTCAATTCGGCTCTCGAGAATGAAAAGCAAACATGGTttgatgaaaaagaaaaagaatggCAAGAATGGCTAAAGTCTATGGAAAACAGATGGACACATTATAACGAAAATATGGACGCAAAATTTAAATCGtatattttaaagaattcACAAGGTTGGGATGATAATCAATGGGAAACATGGATTAAAAATgacggaaaaaaatttatggaAACGAATTACCATAAATGGATTGATGAAAATTATTCCAATTATAATGCTTGGGTTGTAAAACGATGGGAACAATggaagaacgaaaaaattcTCACCTGGTTATTAAAAGATTGGAGACGTAACGAATTTGAATATTggtataaatttaaaaatatgacctTACCAGAACCATTATATgaaagagcaaaaaataacTGGAATAAATGGAATAAAAGGTTATCCAAAGAAAAAGAacagtggaaaaaatgggttgCCGCAAAATATGAGTTATATGAAAACAGTGAGTGCAAACAATggaagaaatggaaagatGATAGAGAGGTCTTGTTTAACAATTGGATAGAATCATTTATCAACACGTGGGtagcagaaaaaaagtggaatgTCTGGattgaggagaaaaaaaatgcagccaCTTCCtga
- a CDS encoding tryptophan-rich antigen (Pv-fam-a) (encoded by transcript PVX_101510A), which produces MKHDLNNGKEEREEFMNKVTGYLRTCRVYILSHLSTILGATIKKLKSTDEGVQNVQGDATQDNLLSACHDDEDYENGDDEADEDVDFEDNEDDGEEHDENENDAMEKGSNDGSLTKLNIDMKGEGSNDSLAKVDLENAPENKPNDSFTKEGEEDMTKEKTDEKFMKDTEDANKQGTADNDVKEDIIEKKNEKDSITNEQVKHGENVTIESETKGQSKSETGEELKREKGGPSKSATGEATKRATGGAAKRATGGAAKRATGGAAKRATGGAAKRTTGGAAKRTTGGVAKSDASGVAKSDASGVAKSDASGVAKSDASAVAKSDASGEAKRDTTGVPKRETAGQEKLQTNGQTNDKTYEELMNMTQDTNAGTNNDITKKILNFKNIISKDKENGEKGVNVDESNKELTEEWKVNEWNKWMRQLEEQWHFYFITLETKTNDWMKQKEEEFNTWLTEMENKWMSYNHNLDTEYNTNLYKKYLTWDETDWKTWIKTVGKRLIEEDWVKWINDHECKLNEWFNGDWNQWKSLKNFNWEMNEWKSDEYERWAEWQNGNLTLWLNKKKKKKYLTWKNRIEREKSEWDSWVRAKDDLTLKSKTCKWIKWKNEKRLLFNDWVENFINTWISRKQWNSWVIERRNLLSRRTSSSY; this is translated from the coding sequence ATGAAACATGACTTAAATAATGGAAAAGAAGAGAGAGAAGAATTTATGAACAAGGTCACAGGATACCTGAGAACGTGTAGGGTTTACATATTGAGTCATCTTAGTACCATTCTAGGAgcaacaattaaaaaattgaaaagtaCCGACGAAGGTGTCCAAAATGTACAAGGAGATGCAACACAAGATAATTTGCTAAGTGCATGTCATGATGATGAAGATTATGAGAACGGAGACGATGAAGCTGATGAAGACGTTGATTTCGAGGATAACGAGGATGACGGTGAAGAGCACGatgaaaacgaaaatgatgCTATGGAAAAAGGGTCCAATGATGGTTCCTTGACAAAACTTAACATTGATATGAAAGGTGAAGGATCAAATGACAGCCTTGCTAAAGTTGATTTGGAAAATGCACCGGAAAATAAGCCAAATGATAGCTTTACaaaagaaggtgaagaagatatgaccaaagaaaaaactgaTGAGAAATTTATGAAAGATACCGAAGATGCCAATAAACAGGGAACCGCCGATAATGACGTAAAAGAAgatataatagaaaaaaaaaatgaaaaagataGCATCACAAATGAACAAGTAAAACATGGCGAAAATGTGACAATAGAAAGTGAAACAAAAGGACAATCAAAATCAGAAACAGGTGAAGAATTAAAACGTGAAAAGGGTGGACCGTCGAAAAGTGCAACAGGGGAAGCAACAAAACGTGCAACCGGCGGAGCAGCAAAACGTGCAACCGGCGGAGCTGCAAAACGAGCAACCGGTGGAGCTGCAAAACGAGCAACTGGTGGAGCAGCAAAACGGACAACTGGTGGAGCAGCAAAACGGACAACCGGCGGAGTAGCCAAAAGTGACGCCAGCGGAGTAGCCAAAAGTGACGCCAGCGGAGTAGCCAAAAGCGACGCCAGCGGAGTAGCCAAAAGTGATGCCAGCGCAGTAGCCAAAAGTGATGCCAGCGGAGAAGCAAAACGCGATACGACGGGGGTTCCTAAACGTGAAACAGCGGGGCAAGAGAAACTCCAAACAAACGGACAAACGAACGACAAGACATATGAAGAATTAATGAATATGACACAGGATACAAATGCCGGAACAAATAATGatataacgaaaaaaatcctaaactttaaaaatataatttcaaaaGATAAAGAAAACGGTGAAAAAGGTGTAAATGTTGATGAATCAAATAAAGAACTAACAGAAGAATGGAAAGTTAATGAATGGAATAAATGGATGCGTCAGTTAGAAGAACAATggcatttttactttataacTTTGGAAACCAAAACAAACGACTGgatgaaacaaaaagaagaagagttTAATACATGGTTAacagaaatggaaaataaatggatGAGTTACAACCACAATTTGGATACAGAATATAACACTAatctttacaaaaaatatttaacgtGGGATGAAACTGACTGGAAAACATGGATAAAAACAGTTGGAAAAAGACTAATAGAAGAAGATTGGGTTAAGTGGATAAACGATCATGAATGTAAATTGAATGAATGGTTTAACGGTGACTGGAACCAATGGAAATCCTTAAAGAATTTTAATTGGGAAATGAATGAATGGAAAAGTGATGAATATGAACGCTGGGCagaatggcaaaatggcaatttGACCCTGTggctaaataaaaaaaaaaaaaaaaaatatttaacatgGAAAAACAGAatcgaaagggaaaagtcAGAATGGGACAGTTGGGTACGAGCAAAGGATGATTTAActttaaaaagcaaaacctGTAAATggataaaatggaaaaatgaaaaacgaTTATTATTTAACGATTGGGTGGAAAACTTTATAAACACATGGATCAGCAGGAAGCAGTGGAATTCATGGGTTATAGAGAGACGAAATTTACTTTCCCGAAGGACATCGTCTTCATATTAA